The Maniola jurtina chromosome 20, ilManJurt1.1, whole genome shotgun sequence genome includes the window AACAAGTGTGTATTACATTATGTAATTCACGAGACCAATGAAGGGTTAATTTTTCAGTGTTTATTTGTATTGtgttaaattgtaattaaattctACAAACAgctataattgtttatttatttctttttcagtTCTTAACTTAGAACAATGTGTAATACTTACCCGATATTTCTATTTCTCATATTATTTCCCCAGAGAAAAAAAGCTTTTCAACTATGTCCATATAAAAAATCTGGTTGATCCgctgctccgttgcggcgtgattgaaggaaatccaaataaatcaacaaacacactagcatttataatattggtagtgaTATAGATAGTTATTACTTACTACCTACTGAAGTACTGAGCAAAGGCTTAACTACTGTAAAAATACTGTAGTCTTAGCAAGGtggtgggaagtgggtggatgaggatgAGGATGAAGGACTGTTTGATGGGGCATACTCTTGGTAAGGTCAATGTTCACAGCCGAACATAGGTCTTTCCATCTTCTATGTGCTATACAGCACTGAAGAGATACatgctgatggaatggaatggaatactaTCAAGTCTGAGTGACAATGCAAACCTAGTTACCTATGTTCTGCTGAAGAAAATGCACTGGTGCAAATGGTTTTGAATACTTCGGAGCTTTTAACCGTTGTTGTTTTCTTACTGCAATCCTACTCTAAATCCTAAGAAATATATTGATTGCATTGCCTAAGTAACTACCTCTTCTACctagaaaaaatattagaaCTGTTAGCAAACTAATTCCATCCATGCTGCGTTAATTTTTCGGTTGGGAAATCCACCAATAATGATTTGTAGTTATTCTATAGACGACGACATTAATAATTCAGAAAAAACAATGTATTAACAATAGTGAAATTGAATTAAACAAGATAAGAAACACAATTACTTTAGGTTACAAAGATGATAGTGATACGTAAATTACCTAGGTAATACCTAGTACGTTTCCCAAACCATACAAAAGATTAAAGGATAGAAGCGTGATACGAGCAATAAGTTCAACAAATATCTTCAACCAACCTTACTGaatatattctattatttttctccggtataaaattgaattgaagaaTTATATAGAGATAAATTTCTTGTAACGATCATAAAATCaaccataatattatctgtTAACCTGAACTTTGGATACAGTAACTTTGTGAGCAGATGTAATCTAAATCTGTGCTAATAGAGTACTCCACCTTCTATTGtttcattattataaaagaGGACCGCAAAATACGGCTTGCATGGTTGAGTTGTTCTATATATTCTCCACCATATTAAAAGGGGGAATTGAGTGTTTTTTTCATTTACGTCCAACTTTTCGCGCTCGAGTTTCTAACAATTGAATAACTTTCTACTATAGGaaataaattctattctattctaatatgTTAACCTCCAGCTTCTTAACTTCTGTCAAATGTTTCATGTTCATCCGCCTTATATTCGGCCACTATTACTACGTGGGCAAATCCAAAACCCTGAAATTTATATTAAGGACTTATTGTTTTCTTTTCTCAACTTTATTTTGTGCTATCTGTTTAAAATTTATAGATATAAAATTCATAACTTCTGTGACTTATACAGAATTTATGTTCAATTGTATTATAACTTTGCTATTTAAAAGCAACTATGTAAATGGGATAATTTCTCTGGTGTCTATTACTGGTAATATTAAAAACGCTAAATATATCGAAGTATCTTACAAGATGTTTGGAACATTGCTAATTTTATTGTTCATTCGTGTTTTCATCTATGTTTACTATGATAGAGCTTTGGGTTATGccttgtcatattttttttgcttcaTATTATTGTCCTCTATATTTGTAAGCTACATCTCAAAAATCTTGTTCTTCGATGTCCTTTTCCACCGCATGAAGACCGTCCGGAAGGCTTTCGAATACAAATACGTCGAAGTTAATGTCATTGGTAAGGAGAGGGTCAAAcacagaataaaaaatatcaaggcGTGTTTATCTGTCTATGATTATTTACTACAACACGTTGAAAATTTGGATCTTGGACTTGAAATTTGGGTAAACTATGAACACACAATTTCAATTAAAGTAGTAGAACTTTTGAGGAAAATATCTTATGTTCTTAATATTCTTATTCCTACATGTTCTTTTTAGGACTCCATAggtagaccatttttgtgacgggggctttatcaaaactaaactagttaggaatatgaaactTCGGTATGCTTTGTACCATATactgtactagaggatgcccgcgacttcttccgcgtggatttaggtttttaaagatcccgtgggaactgtttaattttccgggataaagagttgcctatgtcaattacagggacgcaagctacctaggtaccaaacatacaaatctattaagcggatgggtgtttgggaatcccgtaggaactctttgattttccgggataaaaaatagtctatgtccgtccccgggagataaccctgtaccgaatttcgtcagaatcagttaaactgttgggccgtaaaaaggtagcagacagacagacagacagacacactttcgcatttataatattagtaagtatggaagtatgaatttaaacaacaaaatatatagaaaataacgatttataaaatagtttgtaagctgtgattaagacaaacgaaaattttttggggttttctttcacgatTTATGTTCTAGATGGGAAAATAAATATtccatacacccaaaatatgatgttcatgaTTACTATTTACTATTTAACCAGTCAAGAGCGAGTCCCGACTCgctcttgaccggtttttaaactACGTGTGTTCTGAAGAAAACgcttctttttttatatttttcagctATTCTTAactgttttattatattttccaaAAGCGGTTATTTTTATGCGCAATGCCATGATGTTTACTTTAAATCAGGTATGCATTTCCTTAAATTACTTCATTTGACCCCGATTTATTTACCGATTTCTTTACCTTAGATCTTGAGTGGGTACCAACTTAAACATTACcataaaattaagttaattttttaatccccgacccaaaaagagaggtgttataagtgtgacgtgtgtatctgtgtatctgtctgtggcatcgtagctcctaaactaatgaaccgattttaatttagtttttttgtttgaaaggtggcttgatcgagagtgctcttagctataatccaagaaaatcggttcagccgtttgaaagttatcagctcttttctagttactgttaccttcacttatcgggggtgttataaatttttaatttacacttgttctaattAAGTATATTGTTTTCAGGAACTATTAACTTTTAAAACATTTGCGGCAGTAGAGACACTGCTCTATACAATATGTGTGGGAACTTGGCCAATGGTTCTATTTGAGCGTACCAAAAATGAAGTTGATacaattaaagatattttgtTTAAACAGTCTCTTTTAGATACAGGTAAGCTGTTACAGCTAATATTCTAGAAAAAATTGTTTGGAACTTTTTAAGACATTCGtcgtagataaataaataattagactAATGAGAGAAAGCTAGATCTAGAATAAGAAaacaacacaagtgtaaattaaaaattttcaacccccccgacaagtgaaggttacagtaactagaaaagagctgataactttcgaataTATATCTAtgctttcgaacggctgaaccgattttcttggactattccgcgcctaggATCCAGAGTAtctgaattttccaaaacatcattttcaaataaataattatgtatctagacaacgtccatcttgacagcttgacatttgtcaattgacacatgagtattatgaacctaagggttatctaaccttctttcctacaagaaaactagaaaagagctgataacttttaaacggctgaactaatttttttggattatagctaagaacactctcgatcaagccacctttcaaacaaaaaaaaagtaaattaaaatcggttcattcgtttaggcgctacgatgccacagacagatacacagatacacagacacacagatacacacgtcaaacttataacacccctctttttgggtcgggggttaaaaatgagttaAAATAAGGAGTAAAGAACACCCAACTAGAGATTCTTCTACTAATGCTCCTAACTTTTCTTTCCTAATTCTACGTAAAGAGATatattgttttcaattacatCATTCatagactttatttttattcaaaacagCTTCTAAATATCAAATCCACTTCGATGTAAAGTACAACttaattgtttgtttgttaagtgtttcaattttcaaaattagataactatgccaaaaatcatattatgaaagggctttacctgttcattctatgCATTATGCATTATggtttctgatttatcgtgcaaaatgtcgaaaaaaattcccgagtatggaaccctcggtgcgcgagcccgactcgcacttggctggttttttttaaccgaAGTAAGTGCAATGGTGAGTACATTTTGTTCCAGATGAAACTCTTCGCCTGGAAACTCAACGCGCTCTCCAGCACATCAGCCTCCGCCCATGTCGGTACCGCGTCTGTCGCGTGATGCCGATGGGCGTTGGTCTCTCGCTCAGCTTCATCAGCCTTTGTATCACCTACGTCATCGTTCTTGtgcaattgggatgatgcctatgtgtaaaataaattatttattaggagtCATTAAATAGAGggacttccaaaattcgtaaaatccacatccgatgctagttttaagtttgctaactattttaaattatcgatttaactaaaaaagtacgtccaattatgtcacatctgtgaatttcataccaGTTACTAAGCTGAaaaaaaagtcactgatttgactactagtcatcatccctattaacacctgttaacagggctctctccgtcactcgtttcatacaatcgtggttccaatttcatttgaatattaagcaaccaaagtccatgaaattttgcagacatattctagaaactaatatctgtgtctgtggtgttttagatttttctaaaaatatgtagttttaaaattacaggggctcaaagatttgtatgaaattttttaagaccgcgtaactttgaaaccgaatattttaacataaatctggaaaaccacagacatagatattagtttctagaatatgtctgcaaaatttcatggactttggttgcttaatattcaaatgaaattggaactacgattgtatgaaacgagtgacggagagagccctcttaaatgaaGATCCTTTCTTTTTTACtcccatttcaattttaattttacagaaTATTATTTCAGTTTTTTCACTTAAGTAAATTATAGTATTATAGTACCGTCGTCTATCATCGTAGATCGCTTTTCGAagattagttattttttttctttttgatatcTTTGACTAGTTTTACTGCCATTATTATTAGTCTAACTTTTTCTATGTAAAGTTTTCTTGTAAAGTTTTTCCTTAACGCGTTCGTTACTTAGAGTTATATATAACCTAGCTTGTAAAAACTTTAATCAGAAAATATAATCCATTACTTGATTTCAGCAAAAGAATTTCATTTTAGCATAAGTTCATACATTAgtggtatttttaatttctcaGTGTCATTTAggatacctacctgccaaatttcatgattctaggtcaatgggaagaaggtaccctatagttttcttgacagacacgtcgaacggacggacagacagacaacaaagggatgctataaggtttccgtttttccttttgagatacggaaccctaaaaataagttcCACAATACTTAATGGAGATCTTTAAATTATGCCCGCATTGTCCGACGTACTAATAACAAATTGCAAACTAAACTCGCGTCGGCGCAAATGAAAGTGCCCTACATTGCTAATGAGCGTAATTTCGCGATGATGATTATTTTAGCAACACAAATGTCTGGGGTCGCGGGGTCATCCAACTTGCATTAAACATCTGCGCGCGTAATTTATTACacttctttttagggttgcgtataCCCGAGCGAGACCCTCTCTTGTTTCTTTCGTCTCTCTGGGTTGGTTTCCGCATccgtgtgtttttttttgtttttaacccccgacccaaaaagaggggccttataaatttgacgtgtgtatctgtgtatcggtctgtggcatcgtatctcctaaacgaatgaaccgattttaatttagtttttttttgtttgaaaggtagcttgatcgagagtgttcttagctataatcgaggaaaatcagttcagccgtttgaaagttatcagctcttttctagttttcttatagaggtttttgtgtcggggttttttaaattttaacttatatttatatttattaaacttaaaaaaccATATAGAgggtttttgttacattcagcgccacaaaaaccacagttgatTTTACCGGGCAGTGGGTTAActtattatagctatacaataaaaataatactataaAAACCAGCATAATGACAAATTAGAAAGGTGTcttgcgtgcgttgcccctctcCGCCGAAgacttcactccagccatccaagctcgctccagaagccgagtagaccgcccaggttgccgaggacttcatggagtaAGGTTGTGGATAACTTCACCAAGTTTGCCTTGGTCGTGCTCTTAACTTGAATTTTAGATACTTTTTTGCGAAGTGTACCTTAATGACTCGTTCACGTGAttccataattattttaatgggCATAGGTAGTCATAGGGTTTCCCTTGCCGTTGACGTGAAAAATGTATATTAACTTTAAT containing:
- the LOC123875829 gene encoding uncharacterized protein LOC123875829 gives rise to the protein MMGTLFFTVLIYFPKAVIFMRNAMMLILNKELLTFKTFAAVETLLYTICVGTWPMVLFERTKNEVDTIKDILFKQSLLDTDETLRLETQRALQHISLRPCRYRVCRVMPMGVGLSLSFISLCITYVIVLVQLG